One Nitrosopumilus piranensis genomic region harbors:
- a CDS encoding CDC48 family AAA ATPase, translating into MSEIILKVDEIPQQHVGRGRAIVDPKIIEDQNWNTGQILELTYNKKTHVKLWPGNPEDYGTGIIKIDGMTRQNIGAGIGDKISLKSVSAANAEQIVLSPTEKISAEGLQEYMTYNYLNHVFTTGDTLSLNTQMGGRVQFIVTSTKPSKPVIVTESTAFKLGTMTKAVDASVPRITYDELGGLKNEVQKIREMIELPMRHPELFDKIGVEAPKGVLLYGPPGTGKTLLAKAVAGETNAHFISLSGPEIMGKYYGESEEKIREIFKQAEENSPSIVFIDEIDSIAPKRDEVSGEVEKRIVSQLLTLMDGMKSRGKVVVIAATNRPDSIDPALRRPGRFDREIEIGIPDDEGRFEILSIHTRGMPIDEKVDLKQISKTTHGFVGADLEVLSKEAAMRSLRRILPEIDLDEEKISSELLQKIQITSEDFRDALKEVRPSALREVQVQIPDVGWDDVGGLDELKEELREAIEWPIKHKEAFDYVDVETPKGILLHGPPGTGKTLIAKALAKMTESNFISIKGPELLSKWVGESEKGVREIFRKARQAAPCIIFLDEVDALVPRRGSGGSESHVTESVVSQILTEIDGLEELHNVLIIGATNRLDIVDEALLRPGRFDRIIEVPNPDSKGRRHIFEIHTKKKPLASDVNIAKLVELTDGFSGAEIAAVANRAAITALKKYVSGNTQNVKDIKISQQELIDAIDKVKPQKKEAHPLLP; encoded by the coding sequence ATGAGTGAAATTATTTTAAAAGTTGATGAAATTCCACAACAACATGTTGGTAGAGGAAGAGCCATAGTTGATCCGAAAATTATTGAAGATCAAAATTGGAATACTGGACAAATCTTAGAATTAACATATAATAAAAAAACACATGTAAAACTTTGGCCAGGAAATCCTGAAGATTATGGAACTGGAATTATCAAAATTGATGGAATGACAAGGCAAAATATTGGTGCAGGTATTGGTGATAAAATCTCATTAAAATCAGTTTCAGCTGCAAATGCAGAACAAATTGTTTTATCTCCTACTGAAAAAATTTCAGCCGAAGGACTACAAGAGTATATGACTTATAATTATCTTAATCACGTTTTTACAACTGGAGATACACTATCTCTTAATACGCAGATGGGTGGACGAGTTCAATTTATTGTAACTAGCACAAAGCCATCAAAACCAGTAATTGTTACTGAAAGCACTGCATTCAAGCTTGGAACAATGACAAAGGCAGTTGATGCATCTGTTCCAAGAATAACCTATGATGAATTAGGTGGTCTCAAAAATGAAGTACAAAAAATTCGTGAGATGATTGAACTACCTATGAGACATCCTGAACTATTTGATAAAATAGGTGTAGAAGCGCCAAAAGGAGTCCTACTATATGGTCCACCTGGTACTGGAAAAACCCTTCTTGCAAAAGCAGTAGCAGGAGAAACTAATGCCCACTTTATCTCTCTAAGTGGTCCTGAAATCATGGGCAAATATTATGGAGAAAGTGAAGAAAAAATTAGAGAAATTTTCAAGCAAGCTGAAGAAAATTCTCCAAGTATTGTATTCATTGATGAAATAGACTCTATTGCCCCAAAACGAGATGAAGTCTCTGGAGAAGTTGAAAAGAGAATTGTTTCTCAATTATTGACACTGATGGATGGAATGAAATCTAGAGGTAAAGTGGTGGTGATTGCAGCTACAAACAGACCAGACTCTATTGATCCAGCTCTTAGAAGGCCAGGTAGATTTGATAGAGAAATTGAAATTGGAATTCCTGATGATGAAGGAAGATTTGAAATTCTATCCATACATACACGTGGAATGCCAATTGATGAAAAAGTTGATCTAAAACAAATTTCAAAGACGACACATGGATTTGTTGGAGCTGATTTAGAAGTATTATCCAAAGAAGCTGCCATGAGATCACTTCGCAGAATTCTTCCTGAAATTGATCTTGATGAAGAAAAAATCTCATCAGAACTTCTTCAAAAGATTCAGATTACAAGTGAGGACTTTAGGGACGCACTAAAAGAGGTAAGACCTAGTGCACTACGCGAAGTCCAAGTGCAAATTCCTGATGTTGGTTGGGATGATGTTGGTGGTCTTGATGAACTAAAAGAAGAATTGCGTGAAGCAATTGAATGGCCAATTAAACACAAAGAAGCATTTGACTATGTTGATGTTGAAACACCAAAAGGAATCTTACTCCATGGTCCACCTGGAACTGGTAAGACATTGATTGCAAAAGCACTTGCAAAAATGACCGAGTCTAACTTTATCAGCATAAAGGGACCTGAATTGCTTTCAAAATGGGTAGGTGAATCCGAAAAAGGAGTCAGAGAGATTTTCAGAAAAGCACGACAAGCTGCACCATGTATAATTTTCTTAGATGAAGTTGATGCACTTGTACCACGAAGAGGTAGCGGCGGTTCTGAATCACATGTAACAGAAAGTGTGGTGTCTCAAATTCTAACTGAGATTGATGGTCTTGAAGAACTACATAACGTATTGATAATTGGTGCAACAAATCGGTTAGATATTGTAGATGAAGCCCTACTTAGACCTGGAAGATTTGACAGAATCATTGAAGTTCCAAATCCTGATTCTAAAGGAAGACGACATATCTTTGAAATTCATACCAAAAAGAAGCCTCTTGCAAGTGATGTAAACATTGCAAAACTTGTAGAGTTGACAGATGGATTCAGTGGTGCAGAGATTGCAGCAGTTGCAAATAGAGCAGCAATTACAGCACTTAAGAAATATGTTAGCGGAAACACACAAAATGTAAAAGATATCAAGATATCTCAGCAAGAACTAATTGACGCAATCGATAAAGTAAAGCCTCAAAAGAAAGAGGCTCACCCACTACTTCCATAA
- a CDS encoding coiled-coil domain-containing protein, giving the protein MKISFVFGLSVIVMSFGMQPLFAAETEQEPEPPEIPGPSPEPKPIPLPEPEPAPNPFPEETESEKIQRLTEENEKLKQQNKNLQGQISTLKNEKSGLQAQISELQEKIKSLKEITMEQLRVIMDLVNQLKEVFYEKIISPTINM; this is encoded by the coding sequence ATGAAAATTAGTTTTGTGTTTGGATTATCTGTTATAGTAATGTCATTTGGCATGCAACCACTGTTTGCAGCTGAAACTGAGCAAGAACCAGAACCTCCAGAAATTCCTGGACCTTCACCAGAACCCAAACCAATACCGCTACCAGAACCAGAACCTGCCCCTAATCCATTTCCTGAAGAAACTGAATCAGAAAAAATTCAAAGGCTAACTGAAGAAAATGAAAAACTCAAACAACAAAACAAGAATCTTCAAGGCCAGATCTCTACTCTAAAGAATGAAAAATCGGGTTTGCAAGCCCAAATATCTGAATTACAAGAAAAGATAAAGAGTCTAAAAGAAATTACAATGGAACAACTTCGTGTAATCATGGATTTAGTAAATCAACTAAAAGAAGTATTTTATGAAAAAATAATTTCTCCTACAATTAACATGTAG
- a CDS encoding transcription initiation factor IIB, producing the protein MVENYSNDYDVKCKLDACKTYPAITDSERGEIVCGGCGLILVQNLADASYENNGYTQEDFMKQTRTGPATSLTMFDKGLSTIIGNNKDSSGNALSSKTKYEFNRLRTWDQRSKSRKTATLSKAFTLLHSMKTKLGIPDNVVESAAYIYRKTVSAKLTRGRTMTSLISASLYAACRENNIPRTLDDIADAGNVERRILSRDLRTIIKRLGLNLNQYDTSSFISKISNNMNLKEKTKRGAFEILKRCEEKKITAGKHPVAQAAASLYISCIINGEKISQKKFSLEAGVSDVTIRNRAMLIKKTLKLDE; encoded by the coding sequence GTGGTAGAAAATTATTCAAATGATTATGATGTCAAGTGTAAACTAGACGCTTGCAAAACCTACCCTGCAATAACAGATTCTGAAAGAGGAGAAATTGTTTGTGGGGGTTGCGGTCTTATCCTAGTGCAAAACTTAGCTGACGCATCATATGAAAACAACGGTTACACTCAGGAAGACTTTATGAAGCAAACGAGAACAGGTCCTGCAACATCACTAACGATGTTTGATAAAGGACTATCAACTATAATTGGAAACAACAAAGATTCTTCAGGAAATGCATTATCAAGTAAAACAAAATATGAATTCAATAGACTCCGAACATGGGATCAAAGGAGCAAATCAAGAAAAACTGCTACTTTGAGCAAGGCATTTACTTTGCTTCATTCAATGAAGACAAAGTTGGGAATACCAGACAATGTTGTGGAGAGTGCTGCCTATATTTACAGAAAAACAGTTAGTGCAAAATTAACACGAGGTAGAACAATGACATCATTGATTTCAGCCTCTTTGTATGCAGCATGTAGAGAAAACAATATTCCACGAACATTAGACGACATTGCAGATGCTGGTAATGTAGAAAGAAGAATACTTTCCCGAGATTTGAGAACCATAATCAAAAGGCTTGGATTGAATCTTAATCAGTATGACACATCCTCATTTATCTCAAAAATTTCAAACAACATGAATTTGAAAGAAAAGACCAAACGAGGAGCGTTTGAAATACTAAAGCGCTGTGAGGAAAAAAAGATCACTGCTGGAAAGCATCCAGTTGCACAGGCTGCTGCATCATTATACATCTCATGTATAATTAATGGTGAGAAAATCAGTCAGAAAAAATTCTCATTAGAGGCAGGAGTAAGTGATGTTACAATACGAAACAGAGCTATGTTGATTAAGAAAACATTAAAGCTTGATGAGTAA
- a CDS encoding DUF1059 domain-containing protein translates to MTLKLRCEDYGFECQYEIDEEKSVSTIEKLRNHFEEEHGIDYTVEAVTQMIQNRGHSLESIRK, encoded by the coding sequence ATGACCCTCAAACTAAGATGCGAAGACTATGGTTTTGAATGTCAATATGAAATTGATGAAGAAAAATCTGTCAGCACAATTGAGAAACTAAGAAATCATTTTGAAGAAGAACACGGAATCGATTATACTGTAGAAGCAGTTACACAAATGATTCAAAATCGTGGCCATTCTTTAGAATCAATTAGAAAATAA
- a CDS encoding fluoride efflux transporter FluC, with the protein MIFNTLPLNVLIVNVIGAFILGAFIVVSQQWNLDGRYSLFAAIGFCGSLTTMSSFALDSTNLLENNQYGTLAANIVANIGLSIGALIGGKSLMSAIISN; encoded by the coding sequence TTGATTTTCAATACATTACCACTAAACGTTTTGATAGTAAATGTGATTGGCGCATTTATTCTTGGTGCGTTTATTGTTGTTTCACAACAATGGAATCTTGATGGAAGATATTCTCTTTTTGCGGCAATAGGATTTTGTGGTTCTCTTACAACAATGTCCTCATTTGCGCTTGATTCTACTAATTTATTAGAAAATAATCAGTATGGAACACTTGCAGCCAATATTGTTGCCAATATTGGATTATCTATTGGAGCACTAATTGGAGGAAAATCATTAATGAGTGCAATAATCTCTAATTGA
- a CDS encoding transcription initiation factor IIB, translating to MVSKTKELCPRCAQGKLVTDNESGEMFCSKCGFVITEKLQEAGPEWRSFTQDEHGDRARAGAPTSLTMHDMGLATIINPVNKDASGRPLTASMKSTIERLRTWDSRSQVHEPVDRNFRQAFSELNRLKDKLAISDAVIEKAAYIYRKALDKGLVRGRSISALMASALYAACRDTETPRNLKDVEQAANIKRKDIARCYRLLVKELDLKMPVTDSIQCVARIASRIGIAEKTKRYAVKVLKKAQENEVSAGKDPMGLAAAALYLSCVKNGEDKTQRDIAEAANVTEVTIRNRYKGLKESLEL from the coding sequence ATGGTAAGTAAAACAAAAGAACTCTGTCCACGATGTGCACAGGGAAAACTAGTTACTGATAATGAATCCGGAGAGATGTTTTGCTCTAAATGTGGATTTGTAATCACTGAGAAATTACAAGAAGCAGGTCCTGAATGGAGATCCTTTACACAAGATGAACATGGTGATAGAGCAAGAGCAGGAGCTCCTACCTCATTGACTATGCATGACATGGGTCTTGCTACAATAATTAATCCAGTAAACAAAGATGCTTCTGGAAGACCACTTACAGCATCTATGAAAAGTACCATTGAGCGATTAAGAACTTGGGATAGTAGAAGTCAGGTTCATGAACCCGTTGATAGAAACTTTAGACAGGCATTTAGCGAATTAAACAGGCTAAAAGACAAATTAGCAATTTCAGATGCTGTAATTGAAAAGGCAGCTTATATTTACAGAAAAGCACTAGACAAAGGACTAGTTAGGGGACGTTCGATTTCAGCTTTGATGGCATCAGCACTATATGCTGCATGTCGTGATACAGAAACACCAAGAAATCTAAAAGATGTTGAACAAGCAGCAAACATCAAAAGAAAAGATATTGCAAGATGCTATAGATTGCTTGTTAAAGAACTTGACTTGAAAATGCCAGTAACTGATTCAATTCAATGTGTTGCAAGAATTGCAAGTAGAATTGGAATTGCAGAAAAAACAAAAAGATATGCAGTCAAAGTACTCAAAAAAGCTCAAGAAAACGAAGTTTCAGCAGGAAAAGATCCAATGGGATTAGCAGCTGCCGCATTATACTTGTCTTGTGTCAAAAATGGCGAGGATAAAACTCAAAGAGATATTGCAGAGGCTGCAAACGTGACTGAAGTTACTATCAGAAACAGGTACAAGGGTCTCAAAGAATCATTAGAACTATAA
- a CDS encoding cation:proton antiporter, with amino-acid sequence MNPIVLSILNLIRGQFGENPLANLDSSFILEKFTELQSSVEIISIQDDGIIAPAHVILLAAGVVIFLGVAGEAFFKKTGIPDVAFLMILGVIIGPVLGLIQPEAVIQVVPYFAALALIIIMFDGGLNLDIKHVIKTAHFSSTLAILGFILSVAVIAIAAHYALGWLWLESILLGSIVGGSSSAIVFGLVRNVKISEEAKSMLSFESALTDILATIIAFILFEAVLAGTFDLQTLQETIGRAVVVGLILGFGVGIPWMYVSTKLGNAQHAYMLTLGILFVLFFLANSFGESGALTALVFGLMLGNKNHLSRILKFKLPRIEMDDPTHNQLTFLVRAFFFVFVGLMASFGQIEYVVFGILITIVVFFGRAIVAKVTLTKRFSRLDRAVTNSMIPRGLAAAVLATYPITMGLSNAEAYPQIIFFIILSSVIITTIGMGRAKNIPPPESKEGGFVKPPEDSDEGVSLDESAKIEDLGDESNEGGFVKKSNSQE; translated from the coding sequence TTGAATCCCATAGTATTATCTATCTTAAATTTGATTAGAGGACAATTTGGAGAAAATCCATTGGCTAATTTGGATTCAAGTTTTATTTTAGAAAAATTTACAGAATTACAAAGTTCGGTTGAAATAATATCTATTCAAGATGATGGAATTATTGCTCCAGCTCATGTAATTTTGCTTGCCGCAGGTGTTGTCATATTTCTTGGAGTTGCAGGTGAGGCATTTTTTAAGAAAACCGGAATTCCCGATGTTGCATTCTTAATGATTCTAGGAGTAATAATAGGACCAGTTTTAGGTTTGATTCAACCTGAGGCCGTAATTCAAGTGGTGCCATACTTTGCAGCACTTGCATTGATAATTATCATGTTTGATGGTGGTTTGAATTTAGATATCAAACATGTCATAAAGACTGCTCATTTTTCATCTACTCTAGCTATTCTCGGATTTATTTTATCTGTTGCAGTAATAGCAATTGCAGCTCATTATGCATTAGGGTGGTTATGGTTGGAAAGTATTTTGTTGGGTTCAATTGTAGGTGGAAGTAGTTCTGCAATTGTTTTTGGATTAGTTAGAAATGTCAAGATATCTGAAGAAGCAAAATCAATGCTAAGTTTTGAGTCGGCTCTGACTGATATTTTGGCTACAATTATTGCATTCATTTTATTTGAAGCAGTACTTGCAGGAACCTTTGATCTTCAAACATTACAAGAGACTATTGGAAGAGCAGTTGTTGTAGGTCTAATTCTAGGATTTGGTGTTGGAATTCCTTGGATGTATGTATCAACAAAGCTTGGAAATGCTCAACACGCATACATGCTCACATTGGGAATTTTGTTTGTCTTGTTCTTTTTGGCAAACTCATTTGGTGAATCAGGTGCTTTGACTGCACTAGTATTTGGATTAATGCTTGGAAATAAGAATCACCTTTCACGAATACTGAAGTTTAAGCTACCAAGAATTGAGATGGATGATCCAACTCACAACCAACTCACGTTTTTGGTAAGAGCATTTTTCTTTGTATTTGTTGGATTAATGGCTAGTTTTGGACAAATAGAATATGTTGTGTTTGGAATATTAATTACAATTGTAGTTTTCTTTGGAAGAGCAATTGTTGCAAAAGTGACATTAACAAAAAGATTCTCCAGATTGGATAGAGCTGTTACAAATTCTATGATTCCAAGAGGATTGGCTGCAGCAGTACTTGCCACATACCCAATAACTATGGGTCTCTCAAATGCAGAAGCATACCCACAGATTATTTTCTTTATCATTTTATCATCTGTAATTATTACAACAATTGGAATGGGAAGAGCAAAAAACATCCCCCCTCCAGAATCTAAAGAAGGGGGATTTGTAAAGCCACCTGAAGATTCTGATGAGGGTGTATCTTTAGATGAATCAGCAAAGATTGAAGATTTGGGGGATGAATCAAATGAAGGCGGATTTGTAAAAAAATCTAATTCTCAAGAATAA
- a CDS encoding hemerythrin domain-containing protein, whose amino-acid sequence MSATNELRADHVQVRRLEKIVFKCAEELKDGADIPLSDLTKITIIISEFVDTIHHSREEDSYFPCVASYDSLKDEIHKFLVEHEFGRNVARKIHHHLKRWKAGQDAREPVSRYLKTYAIFLNDHLNKENKFFDDAEANVLSKEEETDMYEQYRSIFAVVKKVEDMIKEIDFLENQPWFKN is encoded by the coding sequence ATGAGTGCTACAAATGAACTTAGAGCAGATCATGTACAGGTACGACGTCTTGAAAAAATTGTTTTCAAATGTGCTGAAGAATTAAAAGATGGAGCTGATATTCCGCTTTCTGATCTTACAAAGATTACTATCATCATATCTGAATTTGTAGATACAATTCACCACTCTAGAGAAGAGGACTCCTATTTTCCATGTGTTGCAAGCTATGATTCTCTAAAAGATGAAATTCATAAATTTCTAGTTGAACATGAGTTTGGAAGAAATGTTGCAAGAAAAATTCATCATCATCTAAAACGATGGAAAGCAGGACAAGATGCAAGAGAACCTGTTTCTAGATATCTTAAAACATATGCAATATTTCTAAACGATCATCTAAATAAAGAAAATAAATTTTTTGATGATGCAGAAGCTAATGTATTATCAAAAGAAGAAGAAACAGACATGTATGAGCAATACAGATCAATATTTGCAGTTGTCAAGAAGGTTGAGGATATGATTAAAGAAATTGATTTTTTGGAGAATCAACCTTGGTTCAAAAACTAA
- the cysC gene encoding adenylyl-sulfate kinase has product MKPFVLWMTGLPCSGKTTIVKDLQKDIPNLAMLDGDELREWFSPKDFSKAGRDEHNKKVAHLAKLLLKHGVPSAVSLVSPYLENRENARKIIDAGDQFAECYVKCSLEKCEERDVKGMYAKARKGEIKGFTGIDDPYEAPEKADLIVDTENESLADSANKVKEFLKSRNLL; this is encoded by the coding sequence ATGAAGCCTTTTGTACTTTGGATGACTGGTCTTCCATGTTCTGGAAAGACTACCATCGTAAAAGACTTGCAAAAAGATATTCCAAATTTGGCAATGCTTGACGGAGATGAATTAAGAGAATGGTTTTCTCCAAAAGATTTTTCAAAAGCAGGGCGTGATGAGCACAACAAAAAAGTTGCTCACTTGGCAAAACTATTGTTAAAACATGGTGTTCCAAGTGCAGTATCTTTAGTTTCACCATATCTTGAAAACAGAGAAAATGCCAGAAAGATTATTGATGCAGGTGATCAGTTTGCAGAATGCTATGTCAAATGTTCATTAGAAAAGTGTGAAGAAAGAGACGTCAAAGGCATGTATGCTAAAGCACGAAAAGGAGAAATCAAAGGATTTACAGGAATTGACGATCCTTATGAAGCTCCTGAAAAAGCTGATCTCATAGTTGATACAGAAAATGAATCACTTGCTGATAGCGCAAACAAAGTAAAGGAATTTCTTAAATCAAGAAATCTACTCTAA
- a CDS encoding 3'(2'),5'-bisphosphate nucleotidase CysQ family protein, with protein MNDIPISEKIPELDIAIKAAQEAGDAILEIYKGEFEEFIKKDDSPITEADLKSNEIIKKILSQTKHKILSEEDNDDQSRLSEEIIWIVDPLDGTSDFIDKTGEFTVMIALVKNKKPILGVIGWPTEKTLFVAQQGNGAFRYSNGEWKKISVTSIEEIPKCRTIGSRHHLSDKEKAFIKKLGIDDFTSIGSSLKVGKIASGEAEAYITTTDKMKEWDSAASYCIISEAGGKMTDMLGNDITYNNKEVHHQNGILVTNGIIHQTIVDEFKKLE; from the coding sequence TTGAACGATATTCCAATCTCAGAAAAGATTCCTGAATTAGATATTGCAATCAAGGCAGCTCAAGAGGCAGGAGATGCAATTTTGGAGATTTACAAAGGTGAATTTGAAGAATTCATCAAAAAAGATGATTCTCCAATTACAGAGGCAGACCTAAAGAGCAATGAGATCATCAAAAAAATTCTTTCTCAAACAAAGCATAAAATTTTATCTGAAGAGGACAATGATGATCAGAGTAGATTATCTGAAGAAATAATTTGGATAGTGGATCCATTGGATGGTACTTCAGATTTTATTGATAAAACAGGTGAATTTACTGTAATGATTGCACTTGTAAAAAATAAAAAACCAATTCTTGGTGTAATAGGTTGGCCCACTGAAAAAACATTATTTGTGGCACAACAAGGAAATGGTGCATTTCGATATTCAAATGGAGAATGGAAAAAAATCTCAGTAACTTCGATAGAGGAAATCCCAAAATGCAGAACTATAGGTTCAAGACATCATTTATCAGACAAAGAAAAGGCATTTATCAAAAAATTAGGAATTGATGATTTTACTAGCATAGGTAGCTCATTAAAAGTTGGAAAAATTGCATCAGGTGAGGCTGAAGCATACATCACAACTACAGATAAAATGAAAGAATGGGATTCAGCAGCATCATATTGTATAATTTCAGAGGCAGGTGGAAAAATGACAGACATGTTAGGAAACGACATCACATACAACAACAAAGAAGTACATCATCAAAATGGAATTCTAGTTACAAATGGAATTATTCATCAAACAATAGTTGATGAATTTAAAAAATTAGAGTAG
- a CDS encoding SDR family NAD(P)-dependent oxidoreductase: MSLSGKVALVTGGSRGIGFATAKILSDNGASVAITGKDPDRLEESATKISNSFAIVADIRNSDQVKNAIEKTIEKFGRLDILVNNAGIFPRIKQLHEIEEDEWDEVLDVNLTGQFRVTKEAIPHLQKTSGSIINISSDAGLKAYQGFNADAYSATKAALIVLTKCWALEYSKDKIRVNCICPGVVDTDMTKPFVKTQKDRDFMDAEHPLGRMGKPEEVAKAVLYFASDDASWTTGAILAVDGGESTK; the protein is encoded by the coding sequence TTGAGCTTATCAGGAAAGGTTGCCCTAGTAACAGGTGGTAGTAGAGGAATTGGATTTGCTACTGCTAAAATTTTATCAGATAATGGAGCTAGTGTAGCAATTACAGGAAAAGATCCAGACCGATTAGAAGAGTCAGCTACTAAGATTTCTAATTCATTTGCAATTGTTGCGGATATAAGGAATTCAGATCAGGTAAAAAATGCAATAGAAAAAACTATTGAAAAATTTGGTAGACTAGATATTCTTGTAAATAATGCAGGAATTTTTCCAAGAATAAAACAACTACATGAGATTGAAGAAGATGAATGGGATGAAGTTTTAGATGTAAATCTTACAGGACAGTTCAGAGTCACAAAAGAGGCAATTCCTCATTTACAAAAAACATCAGGTTCAATAATCAATATCTCATCAGATGCAGGCTTAAAGGCATATCAAGGATTTAATGCTGATGCATATTCTGCAACAAAGGCTGCATTAATTGTACTTACAAAATGTTGGGCCCTTGAATATTCAAAAGATAAGATTAGAGTAAACTGTATCTGTCCAGGAGTGGTAGATACTGATATGACAAAACCGTTTGTAAAAACCCAAAAAGATAGAGATTTCATGGATGCAGAGCATCCACTAGGCAGAATGGGAAAACCTGAAGAAGTGGCAAAAGCTGTACTCTATTTTGCCTCAGATGATGCATCTTGGACTACAGGAGCAATTCTTGCAGTAGATGGAGGGGAATCTACAAAATAA
- a CDS encoding Snf7 family protein, with protein MANLSKKWTKPPTPSIGEKINDVVKPKGALKPRVQEGVKKLRLQIQKLDTMLSSLQERDGKLFARIVEATQKHDTQTSKVLGNELAEIRKVIKIMSGARIALEQIELRLTTFSDLGDTVVAIMPTMGLMKNLKSSLGKVMPGAEAEIGQMAEMLGGFMTESFSGDAAFGMDETTNAESENILKEAAAVAESSAGQMFPSVPSDASTSTATTSKFY; from the coding sequence ATGGCTAATTTGAGTAAAAAGTGGACCAAACCTCCAACTCCTAGCATTGGTGAAAAAATCAATGATGTTGTAAAGCCAAAAGGTGCACTAAAACCAAGAGTTCAAGAAGGAGTCAAAAAATTACGATTACAAATTCAAAAATTAGATACTATGCTTTCTAGCTTACAAGAGCGCGATGGAAAACTATTTGCAAGAATTGTAGAGGCAACACAAAAACATGATACTCAGACAAGCAAAGTTTTAGGAAATGAGCTTGCAGAAATTAGAAAAGTTATCAAAATTATGAGCGGTGCAAGAATTGCATTAGAGCAAATTGAATTAAGATTAACAACATTTAGTGATCTTGGAGATACTGTAGTTGCTATCATGCCAACTATGGGTCTAATGAAGAATCTCAAATCCTCACTTGGAAAAGTAATGCCAGGTGCAGAGGCTGAAATTGGTCAGATGGCTGAAATGCTAGGCGGATTTATGACTGAGAGTTTCTCAGGTGATGCTGCCTTTGGAATGGATGAGACCACAAACGCTGAATCTGAAAATATTCTCAAAGAAGCTGCAGCAGTAGCAGAAAGTTCTGCAGGACAAATGTTCCCATCAGTTCCATCTGATGCAAGTACATCCACTGCTACAACCTCTAAATTTTACTAG
- a CDS encoding transcriptional regulator, giving the protein MFDKFKKEEGGEMVEERPEENTTEEAPESTVTETSSQIGIGELMGKRAQLEEAIDYVGLMIKNLKDKRTMLEKDIEEESVDIKNLKEKLQKVSEYIEEENRGISQLAEKRKQVESEADEVGSIINNLREKLSGVDRVIDDEGSRVRKIKESRESAE; this is encoded by the coding sequence ATGTTTGATAAATTCAAGAAAGAAGAGGGTGGAGAGATGGTAGAAGAAAGACCTGAAGAAAATACTACAGAAGAGGCTCCAGAATCTACTGTTACTGAGACTTCAAGTCAGATTGGAATTGGAGAATTGATGGGAAAACGTGCCCAGCTTGAAGAAGCAATTGATTATGTCGGTTTAATGATTAAAAATCTCAAAGATAAACGAACTATGCTTGAGAAAGATATTGAGGAAGAATCAGTAGATATCAAGAATCTCAAAGAGAAATTACAAAAGGTCAGTGAATATATTGAAGAAGAAAACAGAGGAATTTCACAACTTGCTGAAAAAAGAAAGCAAGTAGAATCTGAAGCAGATGAAGTAGGCTCCATAATCAACAATTTACGAGAGAAGTTATCAGGTGTTGACAGAGTTATTGATGATGAAGGTAGCCGAGTAAGAAAGATAAAAGAATCTCGAGAGTCAGCAGAATAG
- a CDS encoding winged helix-turn-helix domain-containing protein — protein sequence MSKQQYRSEMGIMGDILNVTADGGRDGIIVSAISRKANLSHYAVLDKCEKLVEAGLVESVKNDRNRVFQITEKGLQFFQEFKRFQGLVESMNLRY from the coding sequence ATGTCAAAACAACAATACAGGTCCGAAATGGGCATCATGGGTGATATCCTAAACGTTACTGCTGATGGCGGTCGTGATGGAATCATTGTATCTGCAATATCTCGCAAAGCCAACCTATCTCACTATGCAGTACTAGATAAGTGTGAGAAACTGGTAGAAGCAGGCTTAGTCGAGTCTGTCAAAAACGACAGAAATAGAGTCTTTCAAATCACTGAAAAAGGACTTCAGTTTTTCCAGGAGTTCAAGAGATTTCAGGGACTTGTGGAGAGCATGAACCTAAGGTATTAG